The genomic stretch GCACTTCCGGCTCTCCCTTCAGGGACTCGACAAGGGTGAACGCATCCCAGACGTCCTTCTCCTCTCCCTCGATGAGGATGGAGACGCTCCCGGCTCCGGGCCCGACCCCGCCGGAGGCGACATGGGTCGCCCGCACCGGGAACAGGAGCTCCAACGCATCGACCTCGGTCACGGTCCGCCCGTGCAGGGGGAACATCCCGGCAGGAGTCCCCATGCACAGGTCGATCCTCCCGATCCCAAGCTCCTGGCTGATCTCGGAGATCGGGGTGAACACGGCCTTGCCAAGCCCGATCGGGATCACGAGCTCGGCCCCGCGGGCGACGGCCGGAGCGATGTACCTTCCCACCGTCCCCCCGGTCTTCGCGCTCGTCAGGACCCCGACCGCTCCCCATGGATCGATCGCGTTCCCCCCCTTGATCAGCACGTCCCCGGCGGAAAGGGAGGAGAGGATCTCGTCCGGCTCCAGCTCAACGCGGATTCCGTCCTTGATGACGATCTCCCCCATCTCCCCGAGGCGGGAGTTCACGTTCCAGCGGTCATCGATGAACCCGGCGGCGAACGCGCCACGGTCGATCGACTCCCCCAAGAGCTCCTCGGCGACGAACGCGTTCGTCGTCCCGAGGGTGATCACGATCATTCCCGCCTCCAGCGCCCGCTGCACCGCGGGCAGGGCGGCGACCCCCTTGGCGATCAGGCGCTTGGAGCCGCTCGGAGAAAGGACAACGCAGGCTTTCACTCTTCCTCCCTGTTTGCAAAGGTATCTTCCGATATGCTATAAACTTCAGCGCTTCAATTCAAAAACTCAACCCCAGGGTGATCGAACAAGATGACCTACACCAAAGAGGAGTACGAGAAGGAGTTGCGGGAGTTCAGGTGGGATATCCCCCAGGATTACAACATCGTATCGGTGGTGGAGAAGCACGCGGAGAAGAATCCGGACAAGGTGGCGATCTTCTGGGAGGACGCGGCCGGAAACGCCCGTCAGGTGACGTTCGGTGAGCTTGTGGCTGGAGCGCACCGGTTCGGGGACGCGCTGATGAAACTCGGGGTGCGGAAAGGAGATCCGGTGATCCATGTCCTTCCCCGCGTTCCCGAGGCGCACATGGTGCAACAAGGGACGTTCGTCGCCGGCGGGGTCGCAGTCCCGTGCTCGGAGATGCTCAAAGGGAAGGAGATCGCCTACCGGGCGCAGGTGAGCGGGGCGAAGGTGGTCGTCGCCCACGTCGCGACCGCGGATGAGGTGGAGAAGGCGCGGGGGGATTCTCCTTTGGAGACGTTCATCCTGATCGGAGGGGAGAGGCCCGGATGGCTGTCGTTCGAGGAGCTGATGGCGGAGGGAGACCCCAACGTGAAGAAGGTCCCGCTCACCGTCGATGACCCGATGACGATCAACTTCACCTCGGGGACGACCGGGAACCCGAAACCGGTGATGCACAAGCACCGCTGGATGTACTGCCACAACCGGATCACCGCCAGGTATTGGTGGGACGCATCAGAGGAGGACGTGATCTGGGCGACGACCGCGCCGGGATGGGCGAAGTGGTACTGGAGCCCGGTCGGGGTCGGGCTGACCACCGGAGCGAGCCAGCTCATGTACAACGGCCGGTTCGACGCCGCCCGCTACATGGAGCTGTTGGAGAAGTACAAGGTGACCAAGCTGTGCGCCACCCCAACCGAGTATCGCCTGTTCGCCCAGCTACCGGACCTCTCCAAGTACAAGCTCTCTTTGAAGGACGCCGTATCCGCGGGAGAGCCGCTCAACGTGGAGCCGATCGAGGCGTTCAAGCGCGCGTTCGGGGTGACGATCCGCGACGGCTACGGCCAGACCGAGAGCGTCTGCCTGGTATGCAACTACCCCGGGATCGAGGTGAAGCCGGGGGCGATGGGAGTCCCCACTCCTGGGACAGGGGTGACCTTGATCGACGAGAACGGGAACCCTGTGCCCAAGGGCGAGGTCGGGGAGATCGCGGTGCGGCCGGACAACCCGGCGATCTTCGACGGATACTGGAAATCGCCCGAGCTGGACAAGGAGGCATTCGCCGGTGGCTGGTACCGCACCGGCGACCTGGCGCGGATGGACGAGGACGGGTACCTGTTCTTCGAGGGGCGGGCCGACGACGTCATCCTCACCTCGGGCTACCGCATCGGCCCGTTCGAGGTGGAGGACGCGCTCGTCTCCCACCCGGCGGTGGTCGAGGCAGCGGCGATCGCCGCGCCGGATCGCACCCGGGGCGAGATCGTGAAGGCGTTCGTCATCCTCGCCGACGGATACACCCCGTCGGAAGCGCTGGTGAAGGAGCTGCAGGAGCACGTGAAGCGGGTCACCGCCCCGTACAAGTACCCGCGGGCGATCGAGTTCGTGGATGAGCTTCCCAAGACGACGAGCGGGAAGATCAAGCGGGCCGAACTGAAGCGGCGCGAGTGGGAGGGTTGGGACCGCGGATGAGCCGGACGATCGGGATCGCCGTCGCGTTGCTCCTTGGGTTCAGCCTTGCCGCGTTTCCGTTCGGGATAGATGCGGGGATCGGAGGGTACACGCTCGACCTCTCCGCAAGCTTCGGCAAGCTGGAAGGGGCAATCGACGCGGCGGGAACCGCGCTCGGGCTGTCGCAGTCCGACATCGATGACCTGATCTCAGAGGTGGAAGGGGGACTGCCCGATATCACGGTCGTCCCCCTTCCGTTCCTCCACGGGACGGTCGAAATTGGGGTTCCCCTTGCGGTGATCGATTCGGTCAGGATCACCGGCGGAATCCTGACCGACGGGATCATCCGCGGGATCGCCTCCTCGGTGGGAGAGCCGATCCCCCAGCCGCTGATCGACGAGACGTTCGATACCAGCGCCGGGCAGGGGAGCGTCAGCGTCGACGTTTCTTTCGCTTCCTACCTGCTCAAGGTCGAGGTTGCAAAGCGGTTTGACATCTTCCTCACCGCGGTCGACATCGGGCTCGGGGCAAGCTGGATCTCTGGAGAGATCAGCCCGCAGCTCGACGTTCAGGTCCCGGCCCAGTACGAAAGCGGCGTGGCAGATGCGGTCTCCGCCTTGCACCTGGACGGGCTTTCCTGGTCGGCGATCGGGCTGAACGCCGGGCTCGGGATCGAGCTCGGTCCCCCGTTCCTCCGGCTGCGGGCGGAAGGGGATCTGCTCCTCATCCTGTCCGCGGGGTCCGGCTGGTGGGGAATAAAAGTCGGTGAAATCACCGCCGGGGTAGGGATTGCGGTGAAGTTCTGACATGGACGACAAGCAGTTGGTGCAGCTGGCGATCGAAGCGCGCAAGAACGCGTACTGCCCGTACTCGAACTTCCCGGTCGGGGCGGCCCTCCTGTGCGCCGATGGGACGGTGTACACCGGCGTTAACGTGGAGAACGCCTCCTACGGGCTGACGGTCTGCGCAGAGAGGGTAGCGATCTTCAAGGCGGTCTCGGAGGGGAAACACGATTTCGTGAAGCTCGCTGTGGTCTGCAATGCAAAGCGCTGCTCCCCATGCGGGGCGTGCCGCCAGGTGATCTACGAGCACGCACCTGACATCGAGATCCTGATGGGAAACCCGAACGGGGAGTTTACCCGGACCACGATCCAGGCGCTCCTCCCTCAGGCGTTCGAATCGGGCGATTTAGTGCCCGAGTGATTCTCCCCCGATCCGTTCGTGGATGAGCGGGGGCGGTTCCACCGGACCATCTACGATCCGGTAGGCATCCGTCACCATCTCCCGCACGCGGGTGAGGTTGGCGGCATCGTTCACGTGGAGGACCGCGAGGACATCCCCTGCGTTCACTCCGTCTCCGATCTTGCGCACGACCTCGATCCCGACTGCGGGATCGATCACGTCGTCCACGGTAGTCCGGCCCGCTCCGAGGAGTCCGGCCGCCATTCCGATCGCAAGGGCGTTCAGTTCTCCCACGACGCCCGCGCGCGGTGCGGTGATCTGCACCAGCTTCCGCGCTTTGGGGAGGACGTCCGGATCGTCGATCACCCGCACGTCACCACCCTGGGCCTCGACCAGGGTGCGGAACTTGGCAAGCGCGCTTCCGTCGTGCAGAAGCCCGCGTAGGTACTCCCTAGCCCGTCCCCGATCCTTTTCTTGCCCAGAGAACACGAGCAACTCCGCCCCAAGGGCACAGCACAGCTCCTCCAGATCGCGGGGGCCGTGTCCTTTGAGGGTGTCGATCGCCTCTTTCACCTCGAGGGAGTTGCCGACCATGTGCCCGAGCGGCTGCGACATGTCGGTGATCAGGGCAGAGATCCTCCGCCCGAGCTTTGCTCCGATCGCTACCAGCGCCCGCGCCAGCTTGCGCGATTCGTCGATCTCAGGGATGAACGCACCGGCCCCGGTCTTCACGTCGAGGACGATCCCCTTTGCTCCGCCCGCGATCTTCTTCGACATGATCGAGGAGACGATGAGGGGGAGGGATTCCACCGTGGCAGTGACATCGCGCAGCTCGTACAGGATCCGATCGGCCGGAACCATGTCCGCGGTGTGGTCGGCGAGGGCGAGGCCATTTTCGCGCACCAATCTGAGGAACTCCTCCCGCGACAGATCAGTGCGGAACCCGGGGATCGACTCGAGCTTGTCGATCGTTCCCCCGGTGTGGCCGAGGGCGCGGCCGGAGAGCTTGGCCACGACCAGCCCAGCGGCGGCGAGGAGCGGAATCAGGACGAGTGAAGTCGTGTCTCCCACCCCACCGGTCGAGTGCTTGTCCACCGGGTAGCCAGGCATGTCGGATAGGTCGTTCATCGCCCCGGAACGGGCCATGACGTCGGTGAGATCAGCCGTCTCGCGGTCGTCCATCCCTTGAAAATAGACCGCCATTAGAAACGCGGTGATCTGGTAGTCGGGGATCGATCCGTCCACCGCCCCGGAGATCAGGTATTCGAGCTCCTCCCGCGTGAGGGCCTCTCCGTCCCGCTTCTTCCGTATCAGCTCAACTGTATTCATGTTGCTCATTCTACAGTCTCGATGAAAGACCGCAACCGAGCCGGTATACTTCCTGTCGGAGGTGGTAGGATGCCTAGTTTCCCGAGGTTTTTGTTCCGGGTGAAGGATCGGTATATCGAGGAAGAGGCGAAGAAGATGGTGGAGGCGTTCGGGATCAAGGACATCGAGATCCGGCGTGACGACACGATCAAGGACGCGTGGCTCGAGGACAACGTCGCACTGAAAACGACCTACGGGTTGGACGACATCCGTGAGTACCTGGAGGAGCTGACCGGCAAGAAATAGGGCTAGCTCAATCGGGCACGAAGCCGGGACGACGTGTAGTCGATTATCCACACGGTGATCATGATGAGGAGCATGAGCGTTCCGGCGCTGCGGTAGTCCCATACCTTCATGTATTGGATCAAACGCTGCCCGATCCCGCCTCCGCCGACGATCCCGATGATCGTCGCCATACGCACGTTGATGTCCCACCGATATAGGGTGAACGATAGGTAAGGGTTGACGATCTGCGGAATAATCCCATACAGGATGACCTGAAGGCGGTTCGCTCCGGTGGCGCGGATCGCCTCCACCGGTCCGGGATCGATTGATTCCAACCTCTCGGAATAGAGCTTGGTCAGGTCAGCGATCGAATGAACGAACAGGGCCAACACCCCGGGGAACGCCCCCACCCGCACCCACACAAGGAAGATGATCGCCCATATGATCGCGTCGATCGAGCGGGTGATGCTGATGCTTATCCGCACGATCATGTAGATCGTGCGACCGATAATCCCGTGAGTGAGGTTACGCGCAGCGAAGAAGCTGAGCGGGATGGCTACTATGACCGCAAACAGGGTGGCCATGAACGCCATATAGATGGTGACGATCAAGAGGCTGACTCCGTCGCCGACGATTGAAAGATCGGGATGTAAGAACTTATTCCACACCGGCGCGGTCTTCGACGCACCGGTGAACAGGGCACGAAGGTCAACCTTTGTGATCAACGATGCCGTAACCAAGGTGACTACCAAGATCACCACCATTCCGACCGACCAGCTGCGCGTGTACCACGGACGCGGTGTTTCTTCGACCTCGCTTACCCGTACCGTCTTGAGCCCGCTTACCCGCTCGTGTAGGGGGATGTAGTCACTTCTCCATAAAAGTGGTAACAAGAAGAAGGGAGAAAAATGCCAGAGGAGGTAACGCACAAAGTGTCGGGCCAAATTATCATCTGCGGCAGGGGAAAGACGTAGCCCGAGAAGGCGCATCCCGATCGAGACCCCGAAGTTTTCCCACAGGGCAGTTGCCTCGACCACCACGATGAGCATCACCCACCAGGGAAGGCTCGAATAACTTTTCACGTGGTAAAATAGGGCATTTACGGCGTATGAAGTCATCGTCCACAGATAGAGGAGGGCGATAAGGTCGGTGAGGGAGACGAAGAGTCGGCGGCGGATGAGGGAGAATCCCCGGGCAAATTTCTTGAGGAACTGAGGCTTGTCGGTCATGAAACCGGCATAGTATCGATCCTTCATCAGACGATCTTCTCCCTGACCCGGCCACTGATGTAATCAAGGGCCCACACCACTACGGCGATGGTGAATACCACCGCGCCCACTTGGTTCCACGCGTTAGGAAGCCTCCCCACCTGTCCCTTGTAGTAGAAGAGGATCCTTCCGATCCCGCCCCCGCCGACAAGTGCTATCACTGTCGCCATGCGGACGTTGATGTCCCACCGATAGAGGGTGAACGCAAGATAGGACGGGATAATCTGTGGGACAACCCCGTACAGGATCACCTGCCAGCGCCGCGCGCCAGTGGCGGCGATCGCCTCGAGCGGCCCAGGATCGACGCCTTCCACCTGCTCGGAATAGAGCTTTCCTAAAGCCGCGATCGTGTGAATCGTGAGGGCGAGAACCCCGGCAAACGGGCCGAACCTGACCCAAATGGCGAATATAATCCCCCACAGGAGCGACTCGATCGAGCGGATTACGTTGAACACCCCGCGCATGAAGCCGTAGACGAGCCAGCCAAGCGGGCTGAACCCCATGATGTTGCGCGCCCCCAAAAAACTCAACGGGAACGCAATTATCCCACCGAGCAAGGTGGCGAGGAAAGCCATGAAGATCGATTCGATGATCCCACTCAGGATCGAGGTGTGAAGCTCTGGATCCGGCACAATGAAGTGAGTGAA from Candidatus Bipolaricaulota bacterium encodes the following:
- the phnE gene encoding phosphonate ABC transporter, permease protein PhnE encodes the protein GTQMFVVKEIKDVMPLIPPRAWYKTNRGVMTVILIGVTVWVGWLTTKINLGILIDRAEESGYLWKALLTPDFTHFIVPDPELHTSILSGIIESIFMAFLATLLGGIIAFPLSFLGARNIMGFSPLGWLVYGFMRGVFNVIRSIESLLWGIIFAIWVRFGPFAGVLALTIHTIAALGKLYSEQVEGVDPGPLEAIAATGARRWQVILYGVVPQIIPSYLAFTLYRWDINVRMATVIALVGGGGIGRILFYYKGQVGRLPNAWNQVGAVVFTIAVVVWALDYISGRVREKIV
- a CDS encoding thymidine phosphorylase, whose product is MNTVELIRKKRDGEALTREELEYLISGAVDGSIPDYQITAFLMAVYFQGMDDRETADLTDVMARSGAMNDLSDMPGYPVDKHSTGGVGDTTSLVLIPLLAAAGLVVAKLSGRALGHTGGTIDKLESIPGFRTDLSREEFLRLVRENGLALADHTADMVPADRILYELRDVTATVESLPLIVSSIMSKKIAGGAKGIVLDVKTGAGAFIPEIDESRKLARALVAIGAKLGRRISALITDMSQPLGHMVGNSLEVKEAIDTLKGHGPRDLEELCCALGAELLVFSGQEKDRGRAREYLRGLLHDGSALAKFRTLVEAQGGDVRVIDDPDVLPKARKLVQITAPRAGVVGELNALAIGMAAGLLGAGRTTVDDVIDPAVGIEVVRKIGDGVNAGDVLAVLHVNDAANLTRVREMVTDAYRIVDGPVEPPPLIHERIGGESLGH
- a CDS encoding AMP-binding protein → MTYTKEEYEKELREFRWDIPQDYNIVSVVEKHAEKNPDKVAIFWEDAAGNARQVTFGELVAGAHRFGDALMKLGVRKGDPVIHVLPRVPEAHMVQQGTFVAGGVAVPCSEMLKGKEIAYRAQVSGAKVVVAHVATADEVEKARGDSPLETFILIGGERPGWLSFEELMAEGDPNVKKVPLTVDDPMTINFTSGTTGNPKPVMHKHRWMYCHNRITARYWWDASEEDVIWATTAPGWAKWYWSPVGVGLTTGASQLMYNGRFDAARYMELLEKYKVTKLCATPTEYRLFAQLPDLSKYKLSLKDAVSAGEPLNVEPIEAFKRAFGVTIRDGYGQTESVCLVCNYPGIEVKPGAMGVPTPGTGVTLIDENGNPVPKGEVGEIAVRPDNPAIFDGYWKSPELDKEAFAGGWYRTGDLARMDEDGYLFFEGRADDVILTSGYRIGPFEVEDALVSHPAVVEAAAIAAPDRTRGEIVKAFVILADGYTPSEALVKELQEHVKRVTAPYKYPRAIEFVDELPKTTSGKIKRAELKRREWEGWDRG
- the cdd gene encoding cytidine deaminase translates to MDDKQLVQLAIEARKNAYCPYSNFPVGAALLCADGTVYTGVNVENASYGLTVCAERVAIFKAVSEGKHDFVKLAVVCNAKRCSPCGACRQVIYEHAPDIEILMGNPNGEFTRTTIQALLPQAFESGDLVPE
- the phnE gene encoding phosphonate ABC transporter, permease protein PhnE yields the protein MKDRYYAGFMTDKPQFLKKFARGFSLIRRRLFVSLTDLIALLYLWTMTSYAVNALFYHVKSYSSLPWWVMLIVVVEATALWENFGVSIGMRLLGLRLSPAADDNLARHFVRYLLWHFSPFFLLPLLWRSDYIPLHERVSGLKTVRVSEVEETPRPWYTRSWSVGMVVILVVTLVTASLITKVDLRALFTGASKTAPVWNKFLHPDLSIVGDGVSLLIVTIYMAFMATLFAVIVAIPLSFFAARNLTHGIIGRTIYMIVRISISITRSIDAIIWAIIFLVWVRVGAFPGVLALFVHSIADLTKLYSERLESIDPGPVEAIRATGANRLQVILYGIIPQIVNPYLSFTLYRWDINVRMATIIGIVGGGGIGQRLIQYMKVWDYRSAGTLMLLIMITVWIIDYTSSRLRARLS